One stretch of Thermus filiformis DNA includes these proteins:
- a CDS encoding GreA/GreB family elongation factor, with amino-acid sequence MAREVKLTKAGYERLMKQLEHERERLQEATRILQELMESSDDYDDSGLEDAKREKAQIEARIDALEDTLSRAVIIEGTSEVITLGSVVLLEDLLSGERLEVQVVSPAEASVLEKPMKISDASPMGKALLGHREGDVLTLETPKGKREYRVVQVQA; translated from the coding sequence ATGGCGCGAGAAGTCAAACTGACCAAGGCGGGGTACGAGCGGCTCATGAAGCAGCTTGAGCACGAGAGGGAGCGCCTGCAGGAGGCCACGCGCATCCTCCAGGAGCTCATGGAGAGCTCGGACGACTACGACGACTCGGGCCTCGAGGACGCCAAGCGGGAAAAGGCCCAGATTGAGGCCCGGATAGACGCCCTGGAGGACACCCTGAGCCGCGCGGTCATCATAGAGGGCACCAGCGAGGTGATCACCCTGGGCTCGGTGGTCCTCCTGGAGGACCTTCTGAGCGGGGAGAGGCTGGAGGTCCAGGTGGTCTCCCCGGCGGAGGCCAGCGTCCTGGAGAAGCCCATGAAGATCTCCGACGCCTCCCCCATGGGCAAGGCCCTCCTGGGCCACCGGGAGGGAGACGTCCTCACCCTGGAGACCCCGAAGGGCAAGCGGGAGTACCGGGTGGTGCAGGTCCAGGCATGA
- the lysS gene encoding lysine--tRNA ligase: protein MNEQTRQRLLNLEALVEGGFEPYPYRYPKTHSALEVRKDKEGAPPESEWPEEVALAGRLVALRRMGKVTFAHLLDETGRIQLYFARDLTPRYELLKKLDVGDLVGVRGTVFTTKTGEVTVKVLDWTPLAKSLHPLPDKWHGLKDKEVRYRQRYLDLIVNPEVREVFRKRSEMVRYIRRFFEERGFLEVETPILQPTTGGAEARPFKTYHNALDHEFYLRISLELYLKRLLVGGYEKVFEIGRNFRNEGIDHNHNPEFTMLEAYWAYADYQDMAALVEELLSGLALHLFGSHRVPYQGRVLDFTPPFKRISFVESLKEKAGLPFDPLDLERLRIWADAHHPELAQVPAYKLLDKLFGIYVEPHLQDPTFVFDFPLAISPLAKRHREKPGLTERWDLYVGGMELAPAYSELNDPLDQRERFLEQAKRRAQGDEEAYMLDEDFLLALEYGMPPAAGLGLGIDRLAMILTDQPTLRDVLLFPLLKPKVEETIP from the coding sequence ATGAACGAGCAGACCCGCCAGCGCCTCTTGAACCTGGAAGCCCTGGTGGAGGGGGGGTTTGAGCCCTACCCCTACCGCTACCCCAAGACCCACTCCGCCCTAGAGGTCCGGAAGGACAAGGAGGGGGCCCCCCCGGAATCAGAGTGGCCGGAGGAGGTGGCCCTGGCGGGCCGCCTGGTGGCCCTGAGGCGGATGGGCAAGGTGACCTTCGCCCACCTCCTGGACGAAACGGGCCGGATCCAGCTCTACTTCGCCCGGGACCTGACCCCGCGCTATGAGCTCTTGAAGAAGCTGGACGTGGGGGACCTCGTGGGGGTGAGGGGGACGGTCTTCACCACCAAGACGGGGGAGGTCACGGTCAAGGTCCTGGACTGGACCCCTCTGGCCAAGAGCCTCCACCCCCTGCCCGACAAGTGGCACGGCCTGAAGGACAAGGAGGTCCGCTACCGCCAACGCTACCTGGACCTCATCGTGAACCCGGAGGTGCGGGAGGTCTTCCGGAAGCGTTCGGAGATGGTCCGCTACATCCGGCGCTTCTTTGAGGAGCGGGGCTTTCTGGAGGTGGAGACCCCCATCCTCCAGCCCACCACCGGCGGGGCGGAGGCCCGTCCCTTCAAGACCTACCACAACGCCCTGGACCACGAGTTCTACCTGCGCATCTCCCTCGAGCTCTACCTCAAGCGGCTCCTGGTGGGCGGGTACGAGAAGGTCTTTGAGATCGGGCGCAACTTCCGCAACGAGGGGATAGACCACAACCACAACCCCGAGTTCACCATGCTCGAGGCCTACTGGGCCTACGCCGACTACCAGGACATGGCCGCCTTGGTGGAGGAGCTCCTCTCGGGCCTGGCCCTTCACCTCTTCGGAAGCCACCGGGTCCCCTACCAGGGCCGCGTCCTGGACTTCACCCCGCCCTTCAAGCGCATCTCCTTCGTGGAGAGCCTGAAGGAGAAGGCCGGCCTCCCCTTTGACCCCTTGGACCTGGAAAGGCTCCGCATCTGGGCGGACGCCCACCACCCCGAGCTGGCCCAGGTCCCCGCCTACAAGCTCCTGGACAAGCTCTTCGGCATCTACGTGGAGCCCCACCTCCAGGACCCCACCTTCGTCTTTGACTTCCCCCTGGCCATCAGCCCCCTGGCCAAGAGGCACCGGGAGAAGCCCGGCCTCACCGAAAGGTGGGACCTGTACGTGGGCGGGATGGAGCTCGCCCCCGCCTACTCGGAGCTGAACGACCCCTTGGACCAGCGGGAGCGCTTCTTGGAGCAGGCCAAACGGCGGGCCCAGGGGGACGAGGAGGCCTACATGCTGGACGAGGACTTCCTCCTGGCCCTGGAGTACGGGATGCCCCCGGCGGCGGGGCTCGGCCTGGGGATTGACCGCCTGGCCATGATCCTGACCGACCAGCCCACCCTGCGGGACGTCCTCCTCTTTCCCCTCCTAAAGCCCAAGGTGGAAGAAACCATTCCCTGA
- a CDS encoding PhoH family protein: protein MARNPEEAQRVVIPLKPTETLAFLGQADKNLKRLRALFKDLLGDRLRLLVRGEEIVLFGDREAVELGEKVVRDLLALLRQGAELDEATLEQAVALAQEGEGLLLATTPAAEVSLPSRLRPKTPGQRRYVEAIAQHDITFGVGPAGTGKTYLAVAMAVAHLKARKVKRIVLTRPAVEAGEKLGFLPGDIQAKVDPYLRPLYDALFDMIDAERFEHYLQSGIIEVAPLAFMRGRTLNDAFIILDEAQNTTPEQMKMFLTRMGFNSKVVVTGDVTQIDLPKHQKSGLVEAVRVLKGIEGIAFIFFKESDVVRHPLVARIIKAYEQAEA, encoded by the coding sequence ATGGCACGAAATCCTGAAGAAGCCCAGAGGGTGGTGATCCCGCTCAAACCCACGGAGACCCTGGCCTTCTTGGGCCAGGCGGACAAAAACCTGAAGAGGCTCCGCGCCCTCTTCAAGGACCTTCTGGGCGACCGGCTGAGGCTTTTGGTCCGGGGAGAGGAGATCGTCCTCTTTGGGGACCGGGAGGCGGTGGAGCTGGGGGAGAAGGTGGTGCGGGACCTTCTGGCCCTCCTCCGCCAAGGGGCGGAGCTGGACGAGGCCACCCTGGAGCAGGCGGTGGCCCTGGCCCAGGAGGGGGAGGGGCTCCTCCTGGCCACCACCCCGGCGGCGGAGGTAAGCCTCCCCAGCCGCCTCAGGCCCAAGACCCCGGGGCAGAGGCGGTACGTGGAGGCCATCGCCCAACACGACATCACCTTCGGCGTGGGCCCCGCCGGCACCGGCAAGACCTACCTGGCGGTGGCCATGGCCGTGGCCCACCTGAAGGCCCGGAAGGTGAAGCGGATCGTCCTCACCCGGCCGGCGGTGGAGGCCGGGGAGAAGCTGGGCTTTCTGCCCGGGGACATCCAGGCCAAGGTGGACCCCTATCTGCGGCCGCTCTACGACGCCCTCTTTGACATGATTGACGCGGAGCGGTTTGAGCACTACCTCCAGTCCGGGATCATAGAGGTGGCCCCCCTGGCCTTCATGCGGGGGCGCACCCTGAACGACGCCTTCATCATTCTGGACGAGGCCCAGAACACCACCCCGGAGCAGATGAAGATGTTCCTGACCCGGATGGGGTTCAACTCCAAGGTGGTGGTCACGGGGGATGTGACCCAGATTGACCTGCCCAAGCACCAGAAGTCGGGCCTGGTGGAGGCGGTGCGGGTCCTGAAGGGGATAGAGGGGATCGCCTTCATCTTCTTCAAGGAGTCGGACGTGGTCCGCCACCCCCTGGTGGCCCGGATCATCAAGGCCTACGAGCAGGCGGAGGCGTGA
- the floA gene encoding flotillin-like protein FloA (flotillin-like protein involved in membrane lipid rafts) — protein sequence MDLGLVFLALVVFLILLVFFSFVPVGLWISAWAAGVRVPLLTLVAMRLRRVPPAKIIYPLIKATKAGLDVRLDRLEAHYLAGGNVDRVVDALIAADKAGIKLTFDRAAAIDLAGRDVLEAVRVSVNPKVIQTPMVAAVAKDGIQLLATARVTVRANIDRLVGGAGEETIIARVGEGIVTTIGSANSHKEVLENPDRISKTVLEKGLDAGTAFEILSVDIADVDVGKNIGAQLQIDQAEADKKIAQAKAEERRAMAVAAEQENRALVEAMRAKLVEAQAQVPLALAEALKKGNLGVMDYYRLKNIEADTDMRESISRAAKPEGEE from the coding sequence ATGGACTTGGGACTGGTCTTTTTGGCGCTGGTGGTTTTTCTCATCCTTCTGGTCTTCTTCTCCTTCGTCCCCGTGGGCCTCTGGATCTCCGCCTGGGCGGCGGGGGTGCGGGTCCCCCTCCTCACCCTGGTGGCCATGCGGCTCAGGCGGGTCCCCCCCGCCAAGATCATCTACCCCCTGATCAAGGCCACCAAGGCGGGGCTGGACGTGCGCCTGGACCGCCTCGAGGCCCACTACCTGGCCGGGGGCAACGTGGACCGGGTGGTGGACGCCTTGATCGCCGCGGACAAGGCGGGCATCAAGCTCACCTTTGACCGGGCGGCGGCCATAGACCTGGCCGGGCGGGACGTCCTCGAGGCGGTGCGGGTCTCCGTGAACCCCAAGGTCATCCAGACCCCCATGGTGGCCGCGGTGGCCAAGGACGGGATCCAGCTTCTGGCCACGGCCCGGGTCACGGTGCGGGCCAACATAGACCGGCTGGTGGGCGGGGCCGGGGAGGAGACCATCATCGCCCGGGTGGGGGAAGGCATCGTGACCACCATCGGCAGCGCCAACTCCCACAAGGAGGTCCTGGAGAACCCCGACCGCATCTCCAAGACCGTTTTGGAGAAGGGGCTGGACGCGGGGACGGCCTTTGAGATCCTTTCGGTGGACATCGCCGACGTGGACGTGGGCAAGAACATCGGGGCCCAGCTCCAGATAGACCAGGCGGAGGCGGACAAGAAGATCGCCCAGGCCAAGGCGGAGGAGCGCCGGGCCATGGCCGTGGCCGCGGAGCAGGAGAACCGGGCCCTGGTGGAGGCCATGCGGGCCAAGCTGGTGGAGGCCCAGGCCCAGGTGCCCCTGGCCCTGGCCGAGGCCCTGAAGAAGGGCAACCTGGGGGTCATGGACTACTACCGCCTGAAGAACATCGAGGCCGACACGGACATGCGGGAGTCCATCAGCCGGGCGGCCAAGCCCGAGGGTGAGGAATGA
- a CDS encoding diacylglycerol kinase family protein has translation MGGLPPRPRENPHPLKGVLASFGFALEGLRYAWREQRNLRVQGLFALLALGLAFWLRVDPVPILLASGLVLSLELVNTALEALTDLAAPTYHPLAKRAKDTAAASVLLASLFALLVGLFHLLPPLLGRLGLS, from the coding sequence ATGGGTGGGCTTCCACCGCGTCCAAGAGAGAATCCGCACCCTCTGAAGGGGGTCCTGGCCTCCTTCGGCTTCGCCCTGGAGGGCCTCAGGTACGCCTGGCGGGAGCAGCGGAACCTCCGGGTGCAGGGCCTCTTCGCCCTCTTGGCCTTGGGCCTCGCCTTCTGGCTCCGGGTGGACCCCGTGCCCATCCTTTTGGCCAGCGGCCTGGTCCTCTCCCTGGAGCTCGTGAACACCGCCCTCGAGGCCCTCACCGACCTCGCCGCCCCCACCTACCACCCCCTGGCCAAGCGGGCCAAGGACACGGCAGCGGCGAGCGTCCTCCTGGCCAGCCTCTTCGCCCTCCTGGTGGGGCTCTTCCACCTCCTGCCCCCCCTGCTTGGGCGGCTTGGGCTAAGCTAA
- the ybeY gene encoding rRNA maturation RNase YbeY, with protein sequence MVDLVVNKRPPKGLRARLRRALAALMEELGVGDKAVTVVLTGDRTLRRLKRAWWGEDEATDVLSFPHYEPGDPFFPPHLGDIWISLDTAARQAEARGVSLEDEVLELAAHGLWHLLGHDHQSEEEWVGFHRVQERIRTL encoded by the coding sequence ATGGTGGACCTGGTGGTGAACAAGCGCCCCCCCAAGGGGCTCAGGGCGCGCCTGCGCCGGGCCCTCGCCGCCCTGATGGAGGAGCTCGGGGTGGGGGACAAGGCCGTCACCGTGGTCCTCACCGGGGACCGGACCCTAAGGCGGCTCAAGCGGGCGTGGTGGGGGGAGGACGAGGCCACGGACGTCCTCTCCTTCCCCCACTACGAGCCCGGCGACCCCTTCTTTCCCCCTCACCTGGGGGACATCTGGATCAGCCTGGACACCGCAGCCCGCCAGGCGGAGGCCCGGGGGGTAAGCCTCGAGGACGAGGTCCTGGAGCTGGCCGCCCACGGCCTCTGGCACCTTCTGGGCCACGACCACCAAAGCGAGGAGGAATGGGTGGGCTTCCACCGCGTCCAAGAGAGAATCCGCACCCTCTGA